AACGCGGCCAAGCCAAGCGCGAAACCTTTGAAATCCTGTCTCATGTAATATCTGCCTGACGGAACGTCCTGTGCCTTCTTGTTACAGTTATTTTCGCCCGATGGACGAATCTGATTTGGATTGGGTGATGTCGGTTGAGACGGCCGCCTACGACTTTCCCTGGTCTCGTCAAGGGTTTGAAAAAGCCTTGGATGACGGCCTTAGTTATGTGTTCTGTGATGCTACCCGGCAATCATTGGGTTATGCCTGCTTCTTATCGGTTTTGGACGAAGCGCACTTATTGAACCTGTGTATTGCCCCGGGCCACCATCGTCAGGGGGTCGCGTCGGAGGGACTGAAGGCGTTGATCGACCATTTTGCTTCCGCAGCGTTTGAGGTGATGTTGTTGGAAGTCAGGGAGTCCAACCCGGCGGTGCGGTTGTATAAAAAGCTGGGGTTTGTCGAAGACGGTGTGCGTCCGAATTATTATCCAGTGAAAAGCCAGGAAAACGGGGAGAGGGCCGCTGAACGGGAAGACGCGATTTTAATGTCGTGTCGTTTGAATTGATTCTGGACTGATTTTAGATGGATAAAACGGCCAGGCCTGGCCGTTTTTGGGTTTGGCG
The nucleotide sequence above comes from Hydrogenovibrio thermophilus. Encoded proteins:
- the rimI gene encoding ribosomal protein S18-alanine N-acetyltransferase, which codes for MPSCYSYFRPMDESDLDWVMSVETAAYDFPWSRQGFEKALDDGLSYVFCDATRQSLGYACFLSVLDEAHLLNLCIAPGHHRQGVASEGLKALIDHFASAAFEVMLLEVRESNPAVRLYKKLGFVEDGVRPNYYPVKSQENGERAAEREDAILMSCRLN